The nucleotide window AGCAACCAAACGAATCATGGTACCAACTGCTGCTCGCCTGCTATTACCAACGGTCACAATATAAGAACGCCGCTACGTTGCTAGAGGAGATGATCATCCAGTTCCGAAAGGAACGATCCTACTGGTTGCAACTTACTGGGATGTATCAGCGGCTGAAACGCGATGAACGAGCGCTTGCAGTTTTGGAGCTTGCGTATTCACAAGACATGTTAGACGAAGAGGACTTGTTACGCCTCGCTCAGCTGTACCTGTACATGCAATTGCCCTATAAGGCCGGACAGTTGTTGGCAACAGAAATTGAACAAGGACGAATTACGAAGAGTAAACAGAACTGGGAGTTACTTGCCAACAGCTGGTTGCTGGCGCAGGAAATGAAGCAAGCAGCGAATGCGCTTCAACAAGCCGCGCAACTCGCCGACGACAGTGCTTTGTTTTATCGGCTAGGACGGATATACCTAGATCTCGAACAATGGGACGAGGCCATCGCGGCCCTTCAAGCGAGCATAAACTCAGGTGAACTTGACGATCTGGCTGATGCCTATCTTTTCCTTGGCATCGCCGCCTACAGAAAGGGAGATCACAAACTCGCAATGAAAGCGTTTAAAAAGGCGGTCACCTATAATAAGACGCAAACGCAAGCAGACCAGTGGCTGCAACAACTTGTGACAGAAGCGGAACTCGCCCCGACCGACAGCACCCTATAGACCAGGCCTAAAGGTACGGTCGCGCAAAGGGATCATCTTGCATATCGGGCAACAGCTTGCCTAAGTCACGATGTATGGTTCGTAATAACCATTCGATCCGATCATTGCCCATGAAGCTTTGCCCACGGTAAACAAAAAATGGCACGCCGAAGAGACCGTCCTCGCGACTTTGTTCCATCCCTTTTAGGACGCGTTTGTGGATTGCACGCTCGCCCGCCGCCCGTACGGTAGCGGCGGGATTAAGCCCGCAGGACGATGCAATATTGCCTATCGCATCGTCCGTTCCAATGTCACGGCCCTCGGAAAATCGCGCCGCGTGAGTCGCCAAACCAAACTCTCGGCCGAGCCCTTGATCCTGCGCGTACACAAATGCCGCATGCGGGCGAACCCAGTCGGTATCAAACGGCCTTGGCCAGCGTAATGGCAATCCGTATGCTTCGGCAAATCTTGCTACGTCAGCAGTAATATATTCACCCTTGGCGGGATTTGCTCGTGGATCCGCGTCGAATTCCTTTGGTGGAAAGCACGGAATAAACTCAAATTCCAGCGGCAAACGCGGGATCACACGATTCATCCGATAGAATGAGAGCCACGAGTAGGGGCTCCGAAAACTAAAATAGAATCGGACCGTATCCATATTGACTCCTCGGTTACTACTACGACAACGCGTGCAGCTTATCTCTTAGCCTTGAAAATCACCTGGCACCGCGCGGTTCACCATCGCAGAGCCGGTTTGTGATCATTATTCATCCCGCGCTCGGCGTGAATCATTGATGGCTCAAGCCAAATACAAAAGGTTATTATTCATTCTTTAAATATCTTCTCACATACCGGCACCCACCGGCCCCCTCCTCATGATATGGCACATTCCTATTAGAGTATATTCGGTATTGCGACCGGCAAGTCTTTGAACGAGATACGGTTAGACACGACTTGACTGACGGGCGCCGGCCCTCGCCCTACCAACCACGCCTGCCAAGGGTGAGCCAATGCCAGTAACCATCGGACCGGGCGAGCACACGCGGCACATCTTCAGGCAGCATGAATCCTTCGGCGACCAGTGCTCGAGCCGCACCTTTGACACGGGCCAGATAATCGATGCGGCCCACATAAAGTGATTCAATGCTCGGGCGCGGGTCCTGGGTTTGTTGCCGCTTTGCTTCTGTCCAAGGAAAAGGGATCGTCATGCCGACGTAGTTCATCAATCCCCAGCTATCCTCAGGAAGTCCTTCCCTAAGGCTCCAGGGCGTATACGTGGCTAACGGGACTTCAAGCTCGACATTGCGGACGCCGCTTCGCTCGTTTCCGTATGCGTCGACTTGAGGAACAAGGGATGGAAATGCCGAAAGCACCCGCGGCGGTTGCAGGGTGATGATGCCCCGATGCCATTCGGGGCCATAGTCTACCCGGTAGGCCTCGTGCACGACCTCAGGCGTCTCAACGCCGGGGATCGCCGGAAAGTCCAACGCACTCACAGGAACGAGGGTACCACCCGCGATCCGCGGATATCGACTCTCAGGCGGGGCCCTGTCGTGTGTGACCCAATCAATCAATCGAATCATCAGCGCCCGAAGATTGACCTGAAAATCGAGTGGATTACCACGATAGATCACAGCGCCGTATTTCGCCAAGTGCTCGCGTGGCGGAAATTCACCAACGAAATGTTGTGCGCTGGCCAAATGATAGATGCGCTCCGAAGGGCCCGGCTCGACATCCTTGTCACCGTCGACGCTCGTGTGTATCAGCGAGGCCGCCCGTCCCCAGTACTCATAGCCGGTATTGGTGTAGATGACCTTGGGTACATGATTCGCGTGGTGTTGGTGCAGATAAAGACCGTCCAGATACCCGGTCTCCGGATCCCGTTGGAGGGAACTCGTGAACGGAAACAGGTCGGTCGGGTAGAAAAACGTGGCGTATTGATGGGCATCGCGTGAAGGCTGCGCAAAACGGTGATTAAAGCTGCCTCGCCCTGCCCCAGCGCCATGGATAAACATGCCATCGAACACCTTGCGTCCGTCCTCGTCTGTATTGAAGCCTTGATACAGAAAGTGTCTCAAGAACCGCCCTGATTGGGAGACACCAAAGGCGATGCCGTAATCAACACGGAACGGGCTTTGAGGGTTATATTTTGCATAGGACAGCGTGTCGCGCACCGCGGCAAGACCTAAGCCCACCAGCGCGGCACCCTTGGCCATATACACCAGTTCATAAATCTTTCCTGGCCCGAACCCGCCTCTGAGCACGATCTGCGTTCTTGCCTCTGTGAACCACCAGTCACTGCGCGGCACAACGCGACGGGGCGCAAGCCTGCCGTCTCTCACCGTGAGGACGTTGTCGGGATGGTTCAGATCGGCAACCGCGTACGCCAGATGCCCATGATGTCCGAGGCTCAACCGGTCGACCAGCTGATCCACAGTCCAATCGGCCCGCACCAGGCCCTGGATCGGTCGACCGTTGTCGGTCGCGACGGGCACTGTCAAACGCAAACGGTGCGGCGCACCCGTTACGTCGAACTGCCAGCCAACCCAGATCACGGTCAGGCCACGACGCATCAACAAGCCATCGCCAAAATCCTCGCGAACCACGGGGTTATCAGTAAACCGCCCGGCATTGAAATACGCTAAGGCCGCTTTCCCACCACGGTTACTGACCTCCAAGAGAGCGACGCAAGATAATCGGCACGGTGCCTTCGGACGCAGCACCATGAAATTAGCACTCGCCCTTATCTTTCCGGCCGCATCGCGGGGCGCCTTGATAAGGTCAACAATACGTGCGTTTATGGGATTCTTGGGATCAATCTCGAATCGGATCTTGCCGGTGAGCTTTTCGTAAGGTCCCACCTCACCAAACGGCTGCCCATCCAGCACATCGCACCTGTCGCTCACTTCGATACCGACGACCTCGGCCTGAGCCGGTAGGCCGAGCCCGACGAAGCCACAGACACACGCGCTGAAAAGGACGACATGTCGACAGGTTTCTGGCCACGTCCGAGTACGGTTCCAATCCATCACTGTATCCCGACAGAAAGGTAGAATTTTGCCGATATCCCTGCTGCGTTGCATTCCCTGTCTGCTTTAGGCAGCCTTACACGTACGCTTGACGATACCGGCCCACACATGTGCTGTTTAAAGAACCTCGTCGCTGTCATCGTAATGCTCTCATTCTGTTTGGCGATTGGCGATGCCTTGGCGAGCGAGGATCCATGCGCCCAGATCAATCCACCGCCTCCCCTGTCGGAGAGCGAAATGGCCAAGCATCCATCGATACCTTACGGCCATGGATTGCTTTGGAAGGTTGAACGTAATAGCACACCGCCAAGCCACCTATTTGGCACGATGCACTCCCAGGACCGGCTCGTTACCCGACTACCGCCGCCGGTACGGTTGCCATTGGCACAGAGTGATACGCTCGTCATGGAAGTCGAGCTCGATGAACTGGCAAACCAGGTGTTTACTGAGAGCATGTTTTTTGCAGATGGTAACACTCTACGCACGCTGCTAGACGATGGCATGTATGAACGACTAAGCATGGAAATTGCAGGTTATGGCGTTTCGCCAGACGATGTTGAACGACTTAAACCGTGGGCCGCATTCACCGTATTGGGTCGCCCCCGTCCCGTAAACGCACCGACGCAGGATGTGGTCTTACTGCAAACAGCACTGGCACAACACAAGCCAGTT belongs to Gammaproteobacteria bacterium and includes:
- a CDS encoding tetratricopeptide repeat protein; the protein is MKSVYIAHLQFCFFGLLILSAKGFAEEAPQDSRYLLSEQTYQVLADVHTMIEKEDYQEALATLHQLRPKLKGNSYELAVIDQNLGYVYHVTGDYPKAIAAFESAIRTNALPSGVTHSLTYNLAQLLIYTKTYQDGLQYLNTWLKNETAPPPDAHILAASAYYQLDQYDEAIPHAETAVQQAEQPNESWYQLLLACYYQRSQYKNAATLLEEMIIQFRKERSYWLQLTGMYQRLKRDERALAVLELAYSQDMLDEEDLLRLAQLYLYMQLPYKAGQLLATEIEQGRITKSKQNWELLANSWLLAQEMKQAANALQQAAQLADDSALFYRLGRIYLDLEQWDEAIAALQASINSGELDDLADAYLFLGIAAYRKGDHKLAMKAFKKAVTYNKTQTQADQWLQQLVTEAELAPTDSTL
- a CDS encoding DsbA family protein, with translation MDTVRFYFSFRSPYSWLSFYRMNRVIPRLPLEFEFIPCFPPKEFDADPRANPAKGEYITADVARFAEAYGLPLRWPRPFDTDWVRPHAAFVYAQDQGLGREFGLATHAARFSEGRDIGTDDAIGNIASSCGLNPAATVRAAGERAIHKRVLKGMEQSREDGLFGVPFFVYRGQSFMGNDRIEWLLRTIHRDLGKLLPDMQDDPFARPYL
- a CDS encoding alpha/beta hydrolase domain-containing protein; the encoded protein is MQRSRDIGKILPFCRDTVMDWNRTRTWPETCRHVVLFSACVCGFVGLGLPAQAEVVGIEVSDRCDVLDGQPFGEVGPYEKLTGKIRFEIDPKNPINARIVDLIKAPRDAAGKIRASANFMVLRPKAPCRLSCVALLEVSNRGGKAALAYFNAGRFTDNPVVREDFGDGLLMRRGLTVIWVGWQFDVTGAPHRLRLTVPVATDNGRPIQGLVRADWTVDQLVDRLSLGHHGHLAYAVADLNHPDNVLTVRDGRLAPRRVVPRSDWWFTEARTQIVLRGGFGPGKIYELVYMAKGAALVGLGLAAVRDTLSYAKYNPQSPFRVDYGIAFGVSQSGRFLRHFLYQGFNTDEDGRKVFDGMFIHGAGAGRGSFNHRFAQPSRDAHQYATFFYPTDLFPFTSSLQRDPETGYLDGLYLHQHHANHVPKVIYTNTGYEYWGRAASLIHTSVDGDKDVEPGPSERIYHLASAQHFVGEFPPREHLAKYGAVIYRGNPLDFQVNLRALMIRLIDWVTHDRAPPESRYPRIAGGTLVPVSALDFPAIPGVETPEVVHEAYRVDYGPEWHRGIITLQPPRVLSAFPSLVPQVDAYGNERSGVRNVELEVPLATYTPWSLREGLPEDSWGLMNYVGMTIPFPWTEAKRQQTQDPRPSIESLYVGRIDYLARVKGAARALVAEGFMLPEDVPRVLARSDGYWHWLTLGRRGW
- a CDS encoding TraB/GumN family protein; this encodes MCCLKNLVAVIVMLSFCLAIGDALASEDPCAQINPPPPLSESEMAKHPSIPYGHGLLWKVERNSTPPSHLFGTMHSQDRLVTRLPPPVRLPLAQSDTLVMEVELDELANQVFTESMFFADGNTLRTLLDDGMYERLSMEIAGYGVSPDDVERLKPWAAFTVLGRPRPVNAPTQDVVLLQTALAQHKPVYGLETMQELVAAMEGLAIEDQVTILIDTVCNHDVILKQTWELLQLYLARDLAGMVAFNERPHDDEALFQRFMQRIVYDRNIRLAARMQKHLIQGDAFIAVGALHLPGERGILRLLEEQGYRITPVF